From a region of the Lactuca sativa cultivar Salinas chromosome 4, Lsat_Salinas_v11, whole genome shotgun sequence genome:
- the LOC111897826 gene encoding uncharacterized protein LOC111897826 codes for MINEVWTTSKWKRLSQSGKNNRNKLEDGSVSKHTGGSISIRQHKKRMQATLKRPPTGVELYARLHTKRSTQEYITPKAAKVKEAYERAMVAKFGDDTSCHPLLDNETWCDVSGGVKKGRIYGFGSVSDPASFLEGTSSTITSQEVLYKNFLSYHCTYNVSYHGIVLTKFPIMVLYLQSFLSWHYTYKVSYHGIVL; via the exons ATGATTAATGAAGTGTGGACCACATCCAAATGGAAACGTTTATCACAATCAGGGAAAAATAACAGAAATAAATTAGAAGATGGCTCTGTTTCCAAACATACAGGGGGATCTATATCTATTCGTCAACATAAGAAAAGAATG CAAGCAACACTTAAACGCCCTCCTACAGGAGTTGAACTTTATGCAAGGTTGCACACTAAACGGTCTACTCAGGAGTACATTACACCAAAGGCAGCTAAAGTTAAG GAGGCTTATGAACGTGCTATGGTGGCTAAGTTTGGTGATGATACTAGTTGCCACCCCCTCTTGGATAATGAAACATGGTGTGATGTTTCCGGAGGAGTCAAGAAAGGAAGAATATATGGATTCGGATCTGTGTCTGATCCAGCGAGCTTTTTAGAAGGAACATCTAGTACAATAACATCCCAAGAGGTACTTTATAAAAATTTCCTATCATATCATTGTACTTACAATGTTTCCTATCATGGCATTGTACTTACAAAGTTTCCTATCATGGTATTGTACTTACAAAGTTTCCTATCATGGCATTATACTTACAAAGTTTCCTATCATGGCATTGTACTTTAG